A region from the Gemmatimonadota bacterium genome encodes:
- a CDS encoding TonB-dependent receptor — protein MYRKCLGFVLVAIFALGFVSLAEAATTGKITGRIVDKAGEALPGANVQVEGTTRGATTDAEGYYFILSVDPGSYTLKASMVGYTGATKSDVRVASDLTTTVDFSLNEAALELGELTVIAERPPVEADVTESRYVVTAEDIAVLPIIRDLNDFIELEAGVNTDGTNRIRNAFLGGDGGEVAAYVVDGVRLTHSDGRRGTGTRGGTQNWTGDVNTSAISEITVLAGGLNAEYGNTGSIQIVTKDGGRDYHGQFHYRYSPAQQKHWGNNAYESFVHQGRLQYGNPEWENETANGRKVHQRPSRDYTDVRGHFLEASLSGPINRDLSFFATTKHDLQARNLPQPTEREPFNADVSYKLTYSATPDIKLRAGGLYSSRKGRYADSFDSRAIFLEERGRYGGEWQVTDNMFYVSSIHTLSAKTFYEVRLSYIASKQDTIDIPRTTVNPSLDNDGWYYTDSGQRRDLRVGQQNKLAARFDLASQVTRTHFLKGGFTFYRYDNWKTETYEDVDERNRWLIYWGKRYEPGVGITPTELHAYVQDKMEFEGLIINAGFRYERYSGGVVPLYPYQGAPMGYNYTRFRNHVTYGDMQPMNWFMPRVGISHPITAKSKIHFFYGKFHTRPDFRRIYQQNWRATGPHSIDHNNDGNISAEEYNNNLVRNDSFGSGFVIDQFFSLQHSQVSTAFELGTEWNFISDYSFQGTAYYRITNGFLSVNGAVFRDPQIGGKAKTRSQGPRGHTTTRGIELALKKGLKHNFSFKAALNLGWGERLTIGGTKRGNMGASIYPDASYIADPNRYWVSYTIDPNTGAEVPAPPTGAKLEELKAAAQEVVDKGLAGEFGVGAMYATNDGKFYPLWEQSGLSSEEQAALRGLYAFSTTGWSVEGGRSDATRTNGSLVLIYASPPDFGPGEMFWGSKLFGDVRVNMIYRIFTGRIFDYQDPKTSLNLKKEGPTISAVDFSFQKGFNIRGIRPLLYVEVENLFNFKGSASTSPDYVRWGLLESQPTNPLFMQFGGDASELSRYTRTNPRLVFAGLRLTW, from the coding sequence ATGTATAGAAAATGTCTGGGTTTTGTTCTCGTTGCGATTTTTGCCCTCGGTTTTGTCAGCCTGGCCGAGGCGGCGACAACGGGAAAAATTACTGGTCGTATTGTCGATAAGGCTGGAGAGGCTCTTCCGGGTGCCAACGTGCAGGTGGAGGGAACGACCCGTGGGGCAACAACCGATGCAGAGGGATATTATTTTATCCTGTCCGTTGATCCGGGAAGCTACACGCTGAAGGCGTCGATGGTCGGGTACACGGGTGCGACCAAGTCCGATGTACGGGTTGCGTCGGATCTGACGACGACAGTTGATTTCTCTCTCAATGAAGCGGCGCTGGAACTGGGTGAGTTGACAGTGATTGCAGAGCGGCCTCCGGTAGAGGCAGATGTGACGGAGAGCCGTTATGTGGTGACTGCCGAGGATATTGCAGTGCTGCCCATTATCCGCGACTTGAATGACTTTATCGAGCTGGAGGCGGGTGTCAATACCGATGGCACAAATCGGATCCGCAATGCCTTTTTGGGTGGTGATGGCGGCGAAGTGGCTGCGTATGTGGTAGATGGTGTGCGCCTGACGCACTCGGATGGTCGGCGCGGGACGGGCACCCGTGGAGGCACGCAGAACTGGACCGGTGACGTCAATACATCGGCGATTTCAGAGATCACAGTGCTGGCTGGTGGGTTGAATGCCGAATACGGTAATACCGGCTCTATCCAGATTGTCACCAAAGATGGCGGTCGGGATTACCACGGGCAGTTTCACTATCGATATTCGCCAGCGCAACAGAAGCACTGGGGCAACAATGCTTACGAGAGCTTCGTGCATCAGGGCCGGTTGCAATATGGCAATCCAGAATGGGAGAATGAAACAGCCAATGGTCGGAAGGTACATCAACGGCCTTCGAGAGATTATACTGATGTGCGCGGGCATTTTTTAGAAGCGTCCCTTTCGGGACCTATTAACCGCGATCTGTCGTTCTTTGCCACCACAAAGCACGATCTTCAGGCGCGGAACCTGCCCCAGCCGACTGAGCGCGAGCCGTTTAATGCGGATGTGAGCTATAAATTGACCTATAGCGCCACACCCGATATCAAGCTCCGTGCGGGTGGGCTGTATTCCAGCCGCAAAGGTCGCTATGCAGATAGTTTCGATTCCAGGGCGATTTTCCTGGAAGAACGCGGACGCTATGGGGGTGAGTGGCAGGTGACGGACAACATGTTCTATGTGTCCAGCATCCACACCCTATCGGCAAAGACGTTCTACGAGGTGCGGCTGTCGTATATTGCCAGCAAGCAGGATACCATTGATATTCCCCGTACGACGGTGAATCCTTCCTTAGACAACGACGGGTGGTATTACACTGATTCCGGTCAGAGACGGGATCTTCGCGTTGGACAGCAGAACAAGCTGGCAGCGCGATTCGATCTGGCCAGCCAGGTGACCCGCACGCACTTCCTGAAGGGCGGTTTTACGTTTTATCGCTACGACAACTGGAAGACCGAGACCTACGAAGATGTGGATGAGCGGAATAGATGGCTGATTTACTGGGGCAAGCGCTATGAACCCGGCGTTGGTATCACGCCCACCGAACTCCACGCTTATGTGCAGGACAAGATGGAGTTTGAGGGTTTGATCATCAATGCGGGATTCCGCTACGAGCGGTATAGCGGCGGTGTGGTTCCCCTCTATCCCTATCAGGGCGCGCCAATGGGCTACAACTATACGCGCTTCCGGAATCATGTGACGTATGGCGATATGCAGCCGATGAACTGGTTTATGCCCCGGGTGGGAATCTCGCATCCGATTACAGCCAAGTCGAAGATTCACTTCTTCTACGGAAAATTTCACACCCGTCCGGATTTCCGCCGGATATACCAGCAGAACTGGCGGGCGACGGGGCCGCACTCGATTGACCACAACAACGATGGAAACATCAGTGCTGAAGAGTACAATAACAACCTGGTCCGCAACGACTCGTTTGGCTCGGGATTTGTGATTGATCAGTTCTTCTCTTTGCAGCATTCGCAGGTTTCTACGGCTTTTGAGCTGGGCACGGAGTGGAATTTCATCAGCGACTATTCCTTCCAGGGCACTGCTTATTACCGCATCACCAATGGATTTTTGAGTGTTAATGGTGCGGTATTCCGCGATCCGCAGATCGGCGGCAAAGCCAAGACCCGTTCGCAGGGTCCCAGAGGCCACACCACGACCCGCGGCATCGAACTGGCATTGAAGAAGGGGTTGAAGCACAACTTCTCATTCAAAGCCGCACTCAACCTCGGCTGGGGCGAGCGCCTGACTATTGGCGGCACCAAGCGGGGCAATATGGGCGCGAGCATCTATCCGGATGCATCCTATATTGCCGATCCCAACCGGTACTGGGTCAGTTACACGATTGACCCGAATACGGGGGCAGAGGTTCCCGCTCCGCCGACCGGCGCCAAGCTGGAGGAACTGAAGGCAGCGGCGCAGGAGGTAGTAGATAAAGGTCTGGCCGGCGAGTTCGGCGTGGGTGCGATGTATGCGACCAACGATGGGAAATTTTATCCCTTGTGGGAGCAGAGCGGACTGTCCAGTGAGGAACAGGCAGCACTGCGAGGGCTTTACGCCTTTTCGACGACGGGCTGGAGTGTGGAAGGCGGGCGCAGCGATGCCACGCGGACAAATGGAAGCCTGGTGCTGATTTACGCCAGTCCGCCCGATTTTGGTCCCGGCGAGATGTTCTGGGGCAGCAAGCTGTTTGGCGACGTTCGGGTGAACATGATCTACCGCATCTTCACGGGACGAATCTTTGATTATCAGGATCCGAAAACCAGTCTGAACCTGAAGAAAGAGGGTCCCACGATCTCGGCGGTTGATTTCAGCTTCCAAAAAGGTTTCAACATCAGGGGCATCCGCCCGTTGCTTTATGTGGAGGTCGAAAATTTGTTCAATTTCAAAGGCTCGGCATCTACGAGCCCAGACTACGTGCGGTGGGGATTGCTTGAATCACAGCCTACCAATCCGTTGTTCATGCAGTTTGGCGGCGATGCCAGTGAGTTGAGCAGATATACAAGGACCAACCCGCGCCTGGTATTTGCAGGGCTGCGGTTGACCTGGTAA
- a CDS encoding outer membrane beta-barrel protein, giving the protein MRMLREMFRTLCLAGAVLISVSTAGALEEGQSGIGFFGSANVPLFKFGEWYSASPKLGISYNYIASSRIVAEIEYHYSSMLGGDLDTREFTWPIDSQNYRSPNVDQGVTFNSLTASGLLHFKELGEGTSPYIMGGVGFFGFSNEVSGLIFPGQSGTSLDTSIMNPAFNDKVAALTFSFGGGISIAGSEQFVIDLRLRYNVIMGELRPLEDWGLEKVFPMQAIDLSGGIKYYW; this is encoded by the coding sequence ATGCGGATGTTGAGAGAGATGTTTAGAACACTATGCCTCGCTGGGGCGGTTCTAATTTCGGTTTCTACGGCTGGAGCTTTAGAAGAAGGCCAGTCGGGGATCGGGTTTTTCGGGAGTGCAAATGTACCGTTGTTCAAATTTGGCGAGTGGTACTCTGCGTCTCCCAAGTTGGGGATTAGCTATAACTATATAGCTTCGTCGAGGATTGTCGCCGAGATCGAGTATCACTATTCTTCGATGCTGGGCGGCGATCTGGATACGCGAGAGTTCACCTGGCCGATTGACAGCCAGAACTACCGCAGTCCAAATGTCGATCAAGGCGTGACGTTCAATAGCCTGACCGCCAGCGGTTTGCTCCATTTTAAAGAGTTGGGCGAAGGCACATCGCCTTATATAATGGGCGGCGTCGGGTTCTTCGGATTCTCGAACGAGGTGTCGGGGCTGATTTTTCCCGGGCAGTCGGGAACGTCCCTGGATACCAGCATTATGAATCCCGCCTTCAACGACAAGGTGGCGGCGCTGACGTTCTCATTTGGCGGTGGGATTAGCATCGCGGGGTCCGAGCAATTTGTGATCGATCTTCGCTTGCGGTATAATGTGATTATGGGCGAACTCCGTCCCCTGGAGGACTGGGGGCTGGAAAAAGTCTTCCCCATGCAGGCGATAGATCTGTCGGGTGGAATTAAATATTATTGGTAA